The Clostridium septicum genome contains a region encoding:
- a CDS encoding asparaginase: MKKIAVVFNGGTISMKVDERIKAAVPSLTGEEIMSMVTGIEEFAEIESYSFSSMPSPHMSVENMLELSKFIKGLIDSDDCDGVVVTHGTDTLEETAYLLDLTLDTEKPVVITGAMRSSSELGYDGPSNLAASICTAISDDSKGRGVLVCFNGELNSAAEVTKANSMALNAFKTPNFGPIGIVDNNNVIFYRKTKKVCTYSVNNIEGDVALIKCVAGMNSDFIEFSLEKGSKGIVIEALGRGNVPPLMIEGIKKALVKNIPVVVVSRCFEGRVFESYGYEGGGKMLKDLGVIFGDTLPGQKARIKLMLAISAGLSIESIEKHFE; encoded by the coding sequence ATGAAAAAAATAGCAGTAGTTTTTAATGGTGGAACTATTTCAATGAAAGTTGACGAAAGAATAAAAGCAGCAGTACCTAGTTTAACAGGAGAAGAAATAATGTCTATGGTAACTGGAATAGAGGAGTTTGCAGAAATAGAATCATATAGCTTTTCTAGTATGCCATCCCCTCATATGTCTGTAGAAAATATGCTAGAGCTTAGTAAATTTATTAAAGGGTTAATTGATAGTGATGATTGTGATGGTGTAGTAGTAACACATGGAACAGATACATTGGAAGAGACAGCATATTTATTAGATTTAACATTAGATACAGAAAAGCCAGTAGTGATTACAGGAGCTATGAGGAGCAGTTCAGAACTTGGTTATGATGGACCTTCAAATTTAGCAGCGTCTATTTGTACAGCTATATCTGATGATTCAAAAGGGAGAGGAGTATTAGTATGTTTTAATGGGGAGTTAAATTCAGCGGCAGAAGTTACTAAAGCAAATTCCATGGCGTTAAATGCTTTTAAAACTCCTAATTTTGGACCAATAGGAATTGTTGATAATAATAATGTTATATTTTACAGAAAAACAAAGAAAGTCTGTACTTATAGTGTAAATAATATAGAAGGGGACGTAGCTCTTATAAAATGTGTAGCTGGAATGAACTCTGATTTTATAGAATTTTCATTAGAGAAGGGATCTAAAGGAATAGTTATAGAAGCTTTAGGAAGAGGAAATGTCCCACCTCTTATGATAGAAGGAATAAAGAAAGCATTAGTAAAAAATATTCCTGTTGTTGTTGTTTCAAGATGTTTTGAAGGAAGAGTATTTGAATCATATGGATATGAAGGTGGAGGTAAAATGCTTAAAGATTTAGGTGTTATATTTGGTGATACTCTACCAGGACAAAAAGCTAGAATAAAACTTATGTTAGCTATATCGGCAGGTTTATCTATAGAAAGTATAGAGAAACATTTTGAATAA
- a CDS encoding PBECR3 domain-containing polyvalent protein: MERRFCTYKRVGYFKQIMAESLGLKYTGNIYASPGVLKHIRKRHGRHLSKKVRDNIIETMKNVIEDPDYVGIYKSTEEEILVELIKKIDRNILVGIEIDNNTDYIQVLTMYPITEAKIDSRLYS; encoded by the coding sequence ATGGAAAGAAGATTTTGTACCTATAAAAGAGTTGGATACTTTAAACAAATAATGGCTGAATCTTTGGGGCTTAAATACACAGGTAATATTTATGCTTCGCCAGGGGTGCTTAAGCATATTAGAAAAAGGCATGGAAGACATTTAAGTAAAAAAGTTAGGGATAATATAATTGAAACTATGAAGAATGTTATTGAAGACCCAGATTATGTTGGAATATATAAGTCAACTGAAGAAGAAATTTTAGTTGAACTTATAAAAAAAATAGATAGAAATATATTGGTTGGTATAGAAATTGATAATAATACTGATTATATTCAAGTATTAACCATGTATCCAATTACTGAGGCGAAAATAGATAGTAGATTATATAGTTGA
- the spoIVA gene encoding stage IV sporulation protein A — MDSFNIYKDIAERTQGDIYVGVVGPVRTGKSTFIKKFMDLMVIPKIDNTYKKERAKDELPQSGSGKSIHTTEPKFVPNEAVEITVDEDIKFKIRMVDCVGYIVKGALGYMDGDEAKMVNTPWYDYEIPFEDAAEIGTRKVITDHSTIGLVVTTDGSITGIERDEYLEAEERVINELKSINKPFIIVLNTKNINSPETRQLKKELEEKYNVTVQTMDIANMNEDDIEEILKHVLKEFPVKEINIDMPTWVEKLEPDHWLKKDFFNIVKEMCTNIFRVRDIKKTLSLLKDEEYLGATEITEVSLGEGTARLMMKPKDGIFYKILSEICDLDVESESDLLSLIKELNFAKKEYDKVKDALIDVRETGYGLVAPQLSEMKFEEPEMVKQGTKFGVKLKASAPSLHFIKANIKTEISPIMGSEKESEELVKSLMEQFDKDPSSLWQSNMFGKSLEVLVKEGLQNKLYKMPEDVQVKIQKTLQKIINEGNGGLICIIL, encoded by the coding sequence GTGGACAGCTTTAATATATACAAGGATATAGCTGAGAGAACACAAGGAGACATCTATGTAGGTGTTGTGGGGCCAGTTAGAACAGGTAAATCAACATTTATAAAAAAATTTATGGACCTTATGGTAATACCAAAGATTGATAATACTTATAAAAAGGAAAGGGCAAAGGATGAGTTACCACAAAGTGGATCAGGTAAAAGCATTCATACAACAGAACCCAAGTTTGTACCAAATGAAGCTGTAGAAATAACTGTAGATGAGGATATAAAATTTAAAATTAGAATGGTGGATTGCGTAGGATACATTGTAAAAGGAGCATTAGGATATATGGATGGTGATGAGGCTAAAATGGTTAATACACCATGGTATGACTATGAAATACCTTTTGAAGATGCAGCTGAAATAGGAACAAGAAAAGTTATAACAGATCATTCAACAATAGGTCTTGTAGTAACTACTGATGGTAGTATTACAGGGATAGAAAGAGATGAGTACTTAGAAGCAGAAGAAAGAGTAATTAATGAATTAAAATCAATTAATAAGCCATTTATTATTGTACTTAATACTAAAAATATAAATTCTCCTGAAACTAGACAATTAAAAAAGGAGTTAGAAGAAAAATATAATGTAACTGTTCAAACTATGGACATTGCAAATATGAATGAAGATGATATAGAAGAAATTTTAAAACATGTACTTAAAGAATTCCCAGTAAAGGAAATTAATATTGATATGCCAACATGGGTAGAAAAGTTAGAACCTGATCATTGGCTAAAAAAAGATTTCTTTAACATAGTTAAGGAAATGTGTACAAACATATTTAGAGTTAGAGACATAAAGAAAACTTTAAGTTTATTAAAAGATGAAGAGTACTTAGGGGCAACTGAAATTACAGAAGTTAGTTTAGGAGAAGGAACTGCTAGGTTAATGATGAAACCAAAAGATGGAATATTCTATAAAATATTAAGTGAAATTTGTGATTTAGATGTAGAGTCAGAAAGTGATTTATTATCTTTAATTAAAGAACTTAACTTTGCCAAAAAAGAATATGATAAAGTTAAAGATGCTTTAATAGATGTAAGAGAAACTGGATATGGGTTAGTAGCTCCACAACTATCAGAAATGAAATTTGAAGAACCAGAAATGGTTAAACAAGGAACAAAATTTGGAGTTAAGCTTAAGGCATCAGCACCTTCATTACATTTTATAAAAGCAAATATAAAAACCGAAATAAGTCCTATAATGGGTTCTGAAAAGGAAAGTGAAGAACTTGTTAAATCTTTAATGGAGCAATTTGATAAAGATCCTTCATCATTATGGCAAAGTAATATGTTTGGTAAGTCTCTTGAAGTTTTAGTTAAGGAAGGACTACAAAATAAATTATATAAAATGCCTGAGGATGTACAAGTTAAGATACAAAAAACTCTTCAGAAAATTATTAATGAAGGTAACGGTGGTTTAATTTGTATTATACTTTAA
- a CDS encoding NAD(P)H-dependent glycerol-3-phosphate dehydrogenase, giving the protein MRNVTFLGGGSFGTSLAILLADKGNKIKIYDRDEHVVNDINYNRRNDKYIKNLKIPKNVTAYNDIDLALNEAEFIVLAIPSHVIRSISKELKGKIKENVTIISIAKGIEQGTNLRLSEVIKEELPSNPVVILSGPSHAEEVALNIPTTVVVSSTDMEKAAEVQDIFINSNFRVYTNDDLVGVEIGGAVKNIIALAAGVCDGIGYGDNSKAALMTRGMAEIVRIGMKLGGKPETFLGLTGMGDLIVTCTSLHSRNRRAGYLIGTGKTSNEAIEEVGMIVEGIKACKAFYELKEKLGIEMPITDVAYKVLFKGKDPKEAVKELMGRSKKDEIYY; this is encoded by the coding sequence ATGAGAAATGTGACTTTTTTAGGAGGCGGTAGCTTTGGTACTTCCTTAGCAATTTTACTTGCGGATAAAGGTAATAAAATAAAGATATATGATAGAGATGAACACGTAGTTAATGATATTAATTACAATAGAAGAAATGATAAATATATTAAAAATTTAAAAATACCTAAGAATGTCACAGCCTATAATGATATAGATTTAGCTTTAAATGAAGCAGAGTTTATAGTTTTAGCTATTCCATCTCATGTAATAAGAAGTATATCTAAAGAGCTAAAAGGAAAAATTAAAGAAAATGTTACTATCATAAGTATAGCTAAAGGAATAGAACAGGGAACTAATTTAAGGCTTTCAGAAGTTATAAAAGAAGAATTACCAAGTAATCCTGTAGTTATATTGTCAGGACCAAGTCATGCAGAAGAAGTTGCTTTAAATATTCCAACTACAGTAGTTGTGTCTTCAACAGATATGGAAAAGGCAGCAGAAGTACAAGATATTTTTATAAATTCAAATTTTAGAGTTTATACAAATGATGATTTAGTTGGAGTTGAAATAGGTGGAGCTGTAAAGAATATTATAGCTTTAGCAGCAGGAGTTTGTGATGGAATAGGATATGGGGATAATTCCAAAGCAGCTTTAATGACAAGAGGAATGGCGGAGATAGTTAGAATAGGAATGAAGCTAGGAGGCAAACCAGAAACTTTTTTAGGGCTTACAGGAATGGGCGATTTAATAGTTACTTGTACTAGCTTACATTCAAGAAATAGAAGAGCAGGATATTTAATAGGAACTGGAAAAACTTCTAATGAGGCTATAGAAGAAGTTGGTATGATAGTTGAAGGTATTAAAGCTTGCAAAGCTTTCTATGAATTAAAAGAAAAACTTGGTATTGAAATGCCTATAACAGATGTGGCTTATAAAGTGCTTTTTAAAGGTAAAGATCCTAAAGAAGCAGTAAAAGAGCTTATGGGTAGATCAAAAAAAGATGAGATATATTATTAG